One Ovis aries strain OAR_USU_Benz2616 breed Rambouillet chromosome 24, ARS-UI_Ramb_v3.0, whole genome shotgun sequence genomic window, TTAGGCCCCGGTGGGGTCCTGGGGTCTGGCCCCTGCCTGCACGGCTCCCTGCACCCCCTGGCCCATAGCCCTACTGCAGGATGCCAGAGGTAAACGGAGGCAGGGCCCTTGGGTGTGGGTGGGCACCCTCAGGGCACCAGGAGCCCCCGGGGTCAGAggggcaggtgggaggcaggCCCCTCTGCTTGCTCACTGGGCTCCAGCGTGTGGGGATGGGGGCTGCTCCAGCTGctctggaatgtgaaggcaaacACAGCTGCAGCTGCTGCCACCAGCCCCAGGGAGACCTGTGGGAGTGTAAACAAAGCTGGAGCCCTACCCCAGCAGACCCACACTCGGAGTAAACAACAGGCGGGGCTGCCCTCCTGGAACAGAGACACGGGGCAGCTCACCTCGCCTGCTCCCTCCTCGGCTCGGGTCTGCGCCCAGCCCTATCCTCGACCCAGTGGATTCTCCCAATCCCACTGTAAGGCCTTTGATCGCATCACAGGCCCACTGGGGGTTTGGAAACCAAGCCTTTGTCCAAGATCCCAAAGTTGGATCATCGTAGGTGGCCTAAGCACCCCCACACCCCAGGACGGGTCTCTGAGACGAGGGGCTACCATCAGGTGGGGGTATGAGGCCAAGCGCTGCCTTGGCACCCAGCGGGGTGTGGGGTGGGTGTGGGCTGGAGGCCTCGGGCGTCAGCATCTCTCAGATGGGAGGAGGTCAGAGCTGGAACCTCACCAGGTGTCCCCGACGCCTGCAGGATGCCAACGGGCCTCTGAGGGAGCTGCGCCCAAGGCTCTGCCACCTACGGAAGGGCCCCCAGGGCTACGGGTTTAACCTGCACAGCGACAAGTCCCGGCCCGGACAGTACATCCGCTCAGTGGACCCCGGCTCCCCTGCTGCCCACTCTGGTCTCCGTGCCCAGGACCGACTCATAGAGGTACCTGCCACTGGGGCTGCGGGGAGCGGGCTGCCCTGTGTGTACCTGTGTCCTGCTGTGCgtgcctctgtgtgtctgtgcctgtgtgtgtgtgtacgcctACGTGTCTGCCTATCCGTGtccgtgtgtatatgtgtctgtgcCTGCGTGCTGTGTCCATGTGTatctatctctgtgtgtgtgtctgcccttGCATGCCTGGTGTGTccgtgtctatgtgtgtgtgtgcatgtgcctctgtgtgcctgtgtgtgtccttGTGTATCTGCACCTGCGTGACGGTAGGTGTGTCCGTGTATATCTGTGTCTGCACCTATGTGCCTGTAGGTGTGTCCGtgtctatctgtgtgtgtgcatgcatgtctgTGCACTTGTATGTGTCCCTGTGTATCTGTCTGCACCTGCGTGCCTGTAGGTGTGTTCCTGTGTTATCTGTCTGCACCTGCATGCCTTaggtgtgtccgtgtgtgtgcatgtgcgcctGTGCACCTGTGtccatgtgtatctgtgtgtttgcACCTGTGTGCCTGTAGGTGTGTCCATGTGTATCTATCTATGTGTGTGCGCCTGCaggcctgtgtgtctgtgtgtacttatctgtgtgtgtgcacctgcaTGCCTGTaggtatgtctgtgtctgtgcgcctgtgtctgtgtgtatctgtgtgtgtgtctgcacctGCATGCCTGTAGgtgtgtccatatgtgtgtgcgCGCACCTGTGCATGTTCGAGTGTATCTATGTCTGCAACTGCATGACTGTAGGTGTGTCCGTGTCTATCTATCTGTGCGTGTGCATCTGTGCAcctatatgtgtctgtgtgtatctgtgtgtctgcacCTGCGTGCCTGTAGGTGTGTCCgtttatctgtgtgtgtctgtgcgcctgtatgtgtgtgtatctctgtgtgtctgcACCTGTGTGCCTGTAGGTGTGtctgtttatgtgtgtgtctgtgcgcctgtatgtgtgtatctgtgtgtctgcacCTGCGTGCCTGTAGGTGTGTCCATGTGtccgtgtgtatctgtgtgtgtctgcacctGCGTGCCTGTAGGTGTGTCCGTATGTGTGTCCgcgtgtatctgtgtgtgtctgcacctGCGTGCCTGTAGGTGTGTCCGTGTGTGCGCGTGCCTGTGCACCTGTATGTGTCCgcgtgtatctgtgtgtgtgtctgcacctGCGTGCCTGtaggtgtgtctgtgtgcatctATCCACGTCTGTGTGCCTGGGCCCCAGGTCCTCTGCAGGAGGAAGATTCCGGGAACCTGAGCTGGTGCTCTTCTTGGTGCTGCAGCTGGTGACGGCACTGATGAATATTTGATGCCACACCTGTCCGGGTGGCTTGGGGGGCTGGTGGGGACCAGTCCCCAGGCAGCACTGACCCTGTGCTGGTGGCAGGTGAACGGGCAGAATGTGGAGGGGCTGCGCCATGCAGAGGTGGTGGCCAGCATCAAGGCGCGGGAGGACGAGGCCCAGCTGCTGGTGGTGGACCCCGAGACGGATGAACACTTCAAGCGGCTGCGGGTCACACCCACCGAGGAGCATGTGGAAGGTGAGCGGCTGCTTTggggcccagggctggggtgAAGCATCGGGGACCCGAGTGGTCAGTTACATACTGTCCCCACAGGTCCACTGCCATCGCCGGTCACCAACGGGACCAGCTCGGCCCAGGTGAGAGGGTGGGAGCAGACAGGGTGGGCTCGGGGACCTCAGGGGCACTTCTGGGAGCCCCTCCTGAGACCTCAGTCCTGGTGTCACATGGTTGTGACACTGAGCCCGGCCCTGTCACTCCCAGCTTTAAGGCCCCTTGGGTCCTGTCCGGGCCCAGCCGCACTCCACCCCACAGGGCACTCGGGCACCGCCAGCTTGCAGTCAAGGCTCAGTGCCACTGCCAGATGCAGGAGTAAATGCAGCTCTggggtgtgcacgtgtgtgcacacacttgTGTCCATGTGTGCACATACGTGTGCACAGTCTCCTGGGTGGGCCCCTGAAGCCACACCTTACCCTTGGTTTCCCAGCTCAATGGTGGCTCCGTGTGCTCGTCCCGAAGTGACCTGCCCGGCTTAGACAAGGACACTGAGGTAGTGGGTGCCCCTCCACCTCCAGTGCTGCTGCTCACATGCTGGGGGGCCTGAGGCCTTGGGGGCGGGCATCTGTGGAGCTGTCAGCCTGAGCCGTGAGGCCGCCGCctctaggaagccttcctggGCCTGCTGCCAGGTGGCCTCTGGCGCCAGCTCCCTGGGGAGGGCCACCTGCCTGGGGGCTGGGGTCCAGGGCTCACTGGCCACCTGCCCACCGTGTCCACCCCTAGGATGGCAGCACGTGGAAGCGAGACCCTTTTCAGGAGAGCGGCCTTCACCTGAGCCCCACAGCAGCTGAGGCCAAGGAGAAGGCGAGAGCCACCAGGGTCAACAAGCGGGCACCACAGATGGACTGGAACCGGAAGCGCGAGATCTTCAGCAACTTCTGAGccccctgcctgctccccaccGGCTCTTCCCCACGGGCCTGGGCCTTGCCCTTCGGACTGCCCAGAGCTCCCCACGCCCCGGTGGACTGGAGGGGGCATCCTTACCCCTAAGCTGGGGTGGTCCCACCACCACCCGCAGGGTGTTAGGGGAGTGTGGCCACAAGATGGGCAGAGGGAGCCCCCGAGATGTGAGAGACCCAGAGAgacagtgaggggcagggggGGGAAAGGGGGGGGGGCAAGGGCCAGGGGGGAGGGGCGGTGGTGACCCACGGGCTGGCCGCCGTGCTGACTGCCTGGGCTTGCTGACTTACAGGAatttgtgtttttgctttttttttccccagaaggaTCTCTAGCTCCACATATGTTTCCACTTAATAGCagagccccgcccccaccccctcagGACGTGCTCTCTAAATACTTGCAATAAAACAAACCTTTCTCTGCACACCattcccccccaaccccctcagCAGCAGCCATTCCAAGTgggagtcccagggacagggctggGGGCTCGCAGGCTTCAGGGCAGGGGCTCTGAGAGATGCCCTCTGCCCTGTCCTGGGGTGGGTGGTCTGAGGATGGAGGCCCCGTGCCCCTGAGGAGGGCACCTCTGGACAGGCCCCTCATGCctgcagggaagcccccaggaagGATCCCAGGCTCTGGGCTTGG contains:
- the NHERF2 gene encoding Na(+)/H(+) exchange regulatory cofactor NHE-RF2 isoform X1, translating into MAAPEPLRPRLCRLVRGEHGYGFHLHGEKGRRGQFIRRVEPGSPAEAAALRAGDRLVEVNGVNVEGETHHQVVQRIKAVEGQTRLLVVDKETDEELRRRQLTCTEEMARRGLPPAHDPWEPKPDWARAGSLSSEATQEDANGPLRELRPRLCHLRKGPQGYGFNLHSDKSRPGQYIRSVDPGSPAAHSGLRAQDRLIEVNGQNVEGLRHAEVVASIKAREDEAQLLVVDPETDEHFKRLRVTPTEEHVEGPLPSPVTNGTSSAQLNGGSVCSSRSDLPGLDKDTEDGSTWKRDPFQESGLHLSPTAAEAKEKARATRVNKRAPQMDWNRKREIFSNF
- the NHERF2 gene encoding Na(+)/H(+) exchange regulatory cofactor NHE-RF2 isoform X2, producing the protein MAAPEPLRPRLCRLVRGEHGYGFHLHGEKGRRGQFIRRVEPGSPAEAAALRAGDRLVEVNGVNVEGETHHQVVQRIKAVEGQTRLLVVDKETDEELRRRQLTCTEEMARRGLPPAHDPWEPKPDWARAGSLSSEATQEDANGPLRELRPRLCHLRKGPQGYGFNLHSDKSRPGQYIRSVDPGSPAAHSGLRAQDRLIEVNGQNVEGLRHAEVVASIKAREDEAQLLVVDPETDEHFKRLRVTPTEEHVEGPLPSPVTNGTSSAQDGSTWKRDPFQESGLHLSPTAAEAKEKARATRVNKRAPQMDWNRKREIFSNF
- the NHERF2 gene encoding Na(+)/H(+) exchange regulatory cofactor NHE-RF2 isoform X3, with the protein product MARSGNAVPSAPAPGAPPQSPSRGLVQDANGPLRELRPRLCHLRKGPQGYGFNLHSDKSRPGQYIRSVDPGSPAAHSGLRAQDRLIEVNGQNVEGLRHAEVVASIKAREDEAQLLVVDPETDEHFKRLRVTPTEEHVEGPLPSPVTNGTSSAQLNGGSVCSSRSDLPGLDKDTEDGSTWKRDPFQESGLHLSPTAAEAKEKARATRVNKRAPQMDWNRKREIFSNF